Proteins encoded together in one Bacteroides ovatus window:
- a CDS encoding DUF1735 and LamG domain-containing protein, producing the protein MKRMNYIKILCFSAVITGLGSIVSCGDAKYDTLDTHAYIEEALSSTSQKVTVQATGESFTTLNVHLSNLSSTDNHYKLVTDQSVLDTYNHINGTGYIMLPKDYYTLPETITVKAGQYAADALSIALKAFSQEMMKSGESYALPVKLVLQDGSISPMENTGTFVILAESIIEFSAPMFVGAPSLKANKFTESPETYSQYTIEVRFQVANTADRDRAVFKNGGDDANFILLRFEDPQSDNENYKAHSLVQIVGRNRLYLNPSNSFKPNEWQHLALVCDGSNYRLYINGVDSGVLSIPTGATTFSDVNWFCLGDDSYSRWGNCKILMSEARIWSVVRSASQIQNNMTQVSPKSVGLEAYWRFNEGQGNVFEDATGKGHTLTTSATPTWIDGILSTDKSTEWK; encoded by the coding sequence ATGAAACGTATGAATTATATAAAAATTTTATGCTTCTCCGCAGTCATAACAGGCTTAGGAAGTATAGTAAGTTGTGGAGATGCAAAATACGATACTTTAGATACACATGCTTATATTGAAGAAGCTCTTTCCAGTACAAGTCAAAAAGTGACCGTACAGGCTACTGGAGAAAGTTTTACTACCCTAAATGTGCATCTTAGTAATCTTTCTTCTACAGACAATCATTATAAATTGGTTACAGATCAATCAGTACTGGACACTTATAACCATATTAATGGAACCGGATATATAATGTTGCCCAAAGATTATTATACGTTGCCGGAAACGATTACTGTAAAAGCAGGACAATATGCAGCCGATGCCCTCTCCATCGCTTTGAAAGCTTTCAGTCAGGAAATGATGAAATCGGGAGAATCATATGCACTGCCTGTAAAACTAGTATTGCAAGATGGAAGTATTTCACCGATGGAAAATACCGGAACCTTTGTTATTTTGGCAGAAAGTATTATCGAATTTTCAGCTCCAATGTTTGTTGGCGCTCCTAGTTTAAAAGCTAATAAATTCACAGAATCTCCCGAAACGTATTCACAATATACGATAGAGGTTCGTTTTCAGGTAGCCAACACAGCTGACCGTGACCGTGCAGTATTTAAGAACGGAGGAGATGATGCAAACTTCATCCTTTTACGTTTTGAGGATCCTCAAAGTGACAATGAAAATTATAAGGCACATTCATTAGTACAGATTGTAGGACGTAACCGGCTTTATTTGAATCCAAGTAATTCTTTCAAGCCAAACGAATGGCAACATTTAGCATTGGTCTGTGATGGTTCCAACTATCGACTTTACATAAACGGAGTTGATTCGGGTGTGTTGAGTATACCAACAGGAGCAACAACTTTCTCTGATGTAAATTGGTTCTGCTTAGGTGATGATTCTTATAGTAGATGGGGAAACTGTAAAATTTTGATGAGTGAAGCACGTATCTGGTCTGTAGTTCGTTCCGCTTCTCAAATTCAAAATAACATGACTCAAGTTAGCCCAAAATCTGTAGGTTTGGAAGCTTATTGGCGATTCAATGAAGGACAAGGCAATGTATTCGAAGATGCAACCGGCAAAGGTCATACATTGACTACTTCTGCTACTCCTACCTGGATTGACGGTATTTTATCTACAGATAAATCTACCGAATGGAAATAG
- a CDS encoding glycoside hydrolase family 18 produces the protein MKKIYLLYIVLISLATTSLIGCSDWTESEAKTFPESIVSDEYYAALRAYKQTDHQVAFGWFGGWSGEGAYMKSSLAGIPDSVDIVSIWGNWSNITEAQKKDLQFCQQVKGTRFTMCFIIRSVGDQITPQNIRENWENMGFSSEKEAVNDFWEWPSDESNKEAIEASIRKYASAIADTVNKYGYDGFDIDYEPNFGNPGNIVDEDDRMFAFVDELGKYFGPKSGTGKLLVIDGEPQSITGRPEVGLYFDYFIIQAYNNSSPGSDSKLDKRLITGGVAGAGLVQTYSSVMSEEQITKMTIMTENFEATDAAMDGGYDYTDRYGNKMKSLEGMARWQPSNGFRKGGAGTYHMEAEYGTSPEYKNIRRAIQIMNPSSHSLLKN, from the coding sequence ATGAAGAAAATTTATTTATTATACATTGTACTCATATCACTGGCAACGACCTCATTGATCGGTTGCAGTGACTGGACGGAGTCGGAAGCAAAAACTTTTCCCGAATCGATCGTATCGGATGAATATTATGCGGCCTTGCGTGCCTATAAGCAGACAGATCACCAAGTTGCCTTTGGCTGGTTTGGTGGCTGGAGTGGTGAAGGTGCCTATATGAAAAGCTCTTTAGCCGGTATTCCTGATAGTGTAGATATTGTTTCTATTTGGGGAAATTGGTCGAACATTACAGAAGCTCAAAAAAAAGATCTGCAATTTTGCCAACAAGTTAAAGGAACTCGTTTTACCATGTGTTTTATTATCAGAAGTGTAGGCGATCAAATTACTCCGCAGAATATTCGTGAAAATTGGGAAAATATGGGATTTTCATCCGAAAAAGAAGCTGTGAATGATTTTTGGGAATGGCCTTCCGATGAATCAAATAAGGAAGCAATAGAAGCATCCATTCGCAAATATGCAAGCGCCATTGCCGATACAGTAAACAAATATGGTTACGACGGCTTTGATATCGATTATGAACCTAATTTCGGCAACCCCGGTAATATCGTAGACGAAGACGATAGAATGTTTGCATTTGTTGATGAACTAGGCAAATATTTCGGTCCGAAATCAGGAACAGGTAAATTATTAGTTATCGATGGCGAACCACAGAGCATAACAGGTAGACCTGAAGTCGGGTTATATTTTGACTATTTTATCATTCAGGCTTACAATAATAGTAGTCCTGGCAGTGATTCTAAACTCGATAAACGTCTTATCACAGGCGGCGTAGCAGGTGCAGGACTTGTTCAGACGTATAGCAGTGTCATGTCTGAAGAACAAATCACGAAGATGACCATCATGACCGAGAATTTCGAGGCTACTGATGCTGCTATGGACGGTGGATATGATTACACTGATCGTTATGGTAACAAAATGAAATCTCTCGAAGGAATGGCACGCTGGCAACCAAGTAACGGATTCCGTAAAGGTGGTGCAGGAACCTATCATATGGAAGCAGAGTATGGAACTTCACCAGAATATAAAAATATACGCCGTGCTATTCAAATTATGAACCCGTCATCACATTCATTACTTAAAAATTAA
- a CDS encoding SusD/RagB family nutrient-binding outer membrane lipoprotein, which produces MRKYLRNITVGAALLLLAGSCTDKFEEYNTNQYQIHDADPATLMKSMIETIVNIQQNDSQMQDQMVGQLGGYLCCSNTWSGTNFSTFNQSDAWNATPWNTPFEKIYGNFFQIQEATNSTGHYYAFACMIRAITMLRVADCYGPMPYSQVKKGNFYVSYDTQEQVYTSILSDLANAADVLYNYYVETNGNAPLGANDPVFDGNYSGWAKLANSMRLRVAMRISGTWPGIAQEAAEAAVTHKAGLIESNSDNAMLSCGTQSNPYQLAAVSWGDLRVNANIVDYMNAYGDPRMPKFFNKSTLAGKTDKYVGMRTGDADFKKADAAGFSIPAYTATSKLMVFCAAETAFLRAEGKLRGWNVGSKTAKAYYEDGINLSMEQYQVSATEYLKIDEAPVVSHESDAVQNATATITNTVSVMWDDSEADNVNGKNFQRVITQKWIANYPLGLEAWAEYRRTGYPELYPCIDNLSDCGVSSQRGMRRLSFPYTEAQNNKANYDLGVAELGGADNEATDLKWAKKN; this is translated from the coding sequence ATGAGAAAATATTTAAGAAATATCACAGTCGGTGCCGCTCTGTTGTTACTGGCAGGAAGTTGTACCGATAAATTTGAGGAGTATAATACGAATCAATATCAAATTCATGATGCAGACCCTGCGACTTTGATGAAGTCTATGATTGAAACAATTGTGAATATTCAGCAGAATGACTCTCAAATGCAAGATCAGATGGTGGGACAGTTAGGTGGCTATCTATGCTGTTCTAACACATGGAGTGGTACAAACTTCAGCACATTCAATCAGAGTGATGCCTGGAATGCTACCCCCTGGAACACTCCGTTTGAAAAAATATATGGAAACTTTTTCCAAATACAGGAAGCAACTAATTCTACGGGACATTATTATGCTTTTGCGTGTATGATACGTGCAATAACGATGCTTCGCGTTGCGGATTGTTATGGACCGATGCCTTACAGCCAAGTAAAGAAGGGTAATTTCTATGTATCTTATGATACCCAGGAACAGGTCTATACCAGTATATTAAGTGATTTAGCCAATGCAGCTGATGTTTTGTACAACTATTATGTAGAAACAAATGGCAATGCCCCATTGGGGGCCAATGATCCGGTTTTTGATGGAAATTATTCAGGTTGGGCTAAGCTAGCCAATTCAATGCGCTTACGTGTTGCAATGCGAATCAGCGGAACATGGCCTGGCATTGCTCAAGAGGCAGCTGAAGCAGCAGTAACACATAAAGCAGGATTGATTGAAAGTAATTCGGATAATGCTATGCTTTCTTGTGGCACACAGAGTAATCCATATCAACTGGCAGCTGTAAGTTGGGGTGATCTGCGTGTGAATGCAAATATTGTAGATTATATGAATGCATATGGCGATCCACGTATGCCGAAGTTCTTTAATAAGTCTACCCTTGCCGGGAAAACAGATAAATATGTAGGTATGCGTACAGGAGATGCTGATTTTAAAAAGGCAGACGCTGCAGGATTTTCTATTCCCGCATATACGGCAACCTCTAAATTAATGGTTTTCTGCGCTGCAGAAACGGCTTTTTTACGTGCAGAAGGAAAATTGCGTGGTTGGAATGTCGGTTCTAAAACAGCAAAAGCCTATTACGAAGATGGTATTAATTTGTCAATGGAACAATATCAGGTTTCAGCCACTGAATACTTGAAGATTGACGAAGCTCCTGTCGTATCACATGAAAGTGATGCTGTGCAAAATGCTACTGCTACAATTACCAATACAGTGAGTGTGATGTGGGATGACAGTGAGGCTGATAACGTAAATGGAAAAAATTTCCAACGTGTCATTACTCAAAAATGGATCGCCAATTATCCATTAGGATTGGAAGCATGGGCTGAATATCGCCGTACAGGTTATCCGGAACTTTATCCTTGTATCGACAATCTATCAGATTGTGGAGTGAGTAGCCAACGCGGTATGCGTCGTCTAAGCTTCCCTTATACAGAGGCACAAAACAATAAAGCCAATTATGATCTGGGAGTAGCAGAACTAGGCGGTGCTGATAACGAAGCTACTGACTTAAAGTGGGCTAAAAAGAACTAA
- a CDS encoding SusC/RagA family TonB-linked outer membrane protein — translation MKLIFSQTITLANAQPIKVTLGEDTQVLDEVVVTALGIKRATKALSYNVQEVKGDELTAVKDANFMNSLSGKVAGVQINSGATGAGGATRVVMRGMKSLTKDNNALYVIDGVPIFNTGKSGGEGLFGEMGGSDAVADLNPDDIASISMMTGPSAAALYGSAAANGVVLITTKKGQTEKTTITVSNSTTFSKAYIMPDMQNRYGTSSGLFSWGELTNRRYNPSDFFETGSNVINSVALSTGNTKNQTYLSASTTNSGGILPNNSYNRYNFTARNTTHFLNDKLTLDIGAQYIVQNNKNMVSQGQYYNPLPSLYLFPRGDNFDEIRLYERYNTNYGYMEQYWPYGDASLSLQNPYWIQNRINRTSNKKRYMMNASLKWQAADWLNVVGRVNLDNSDYRNKNEKSASTLTTFCGVSGGFEDAMRQERSLYADFLANIDKTFGDFHLTANVGASIYHTSMDQLYIAGDLVIPNFFQINNINFSANYKPDPTGYEDEIQSIFASAELSWKNQLYLTVTGRNDWDSKLAFSKQKSFFYPSVGLSALLSEMVKLPEVISYAKIRGSYTVVASSFDRFLTNPGYEYNSQTHNWANPTVYPMDNMKPEKTKSWEIGLNLKFWGNRFNLDATYYRSNTLNQTFKVDIPSSSGYKQAIVQAGNVQNQGLELALGFNDKWAGFGWSSNATFTLNRNKVKRLASGSVNPVTGEAIQMDEMNVGWLGKENVAPRVILTEGGSMTDIYVYNQLTKDNNGNIKVDQNGNLGITSSNTPVKVGNLDADFNLGWTNHFTYKGIDLGVVLSARVGGLAYSATQGILDYYGVSGTSATARDNGGIPINNGKVNAQKYYQTIGTGEGGYGRYYLYSATNVRLQELSLNYTLPKRWFKNVANVTLGIVGRNLWMIYCKAPFDPELSASTSSNYYMNVDYFMQPSLRNFGFNVKVQF, via the coding sequence ATGAAACTGATTTTCTCCCAAACAATCACGCTTGCCAACGCACAACCTATAAAAGTAACCTTAGGAGAAGATACGCAAGTATTGGACGAAGTAGTTGTTACTGCATTGGGTATCAAGCGTGCAACTAAGGCGTTAAGTTATAATGTACAAGAGGTAAAAGGTGACGAATTGACAGCTGTAAAAGATGCCAATTTTATGAATTCACTATCAGGAAAGGTTGCCGGTGTTCAGATTAATAGTGGTGCAACCGGTGCTGGTGGTGCCACACGTGTTGTTATGCGTGGTATGAAATCTCTGACTAAAGATAACAATGCATTGTATGTAATTGACGGTGTACCTATTTTTAATACAGGAAAAAGCGGTGGCGAAGGATTATTTGGAGAGATGGGAGGATCAGATGCTGTTGCTGACTTAAATCCGGACGATATTGCTAGTATTAGTATGATGACCGGTCCTTCTGCGGCAGCATTATATGGTTCTGCTGCGGCAAACGGTGTTGTTTTAATTACTACTAAAAAAGGCCAAACAGAGAAAACTACCATAACAGTATCCAACAGTACTACTTTCTCTAAAGCATATATTATGCCGGATATGCAGAACCGTTATGGTACAAGTTCCGGATTATTCAGCTGGGGAGAATTGACAAACCGTCGATATAACCCATCTGACTTCTTTGAAACAGGCTCCAATGTTATCAATTCGGTAGCATTATCTACAGGAAATACCAAAAACCAGACCTATCTTTCTGCTTCTACAACTAACTCCGGTGGAATTCTTCCGAATAACTCCTATAACCGTTATAATTTTACGGCACGTAATACCACCCATTTCCTGAATGATAAACTTACTCTGGATATCGGTGCACAATATATCGTTCAGAACAACAAAAACATGGTTTCTCAAGGACAGTATTATAATCCTCTCCCATCACTGTATCTATTCCCTCGTGGAGACAACTTTGACGAAATTCGTCTGTATGAGCGTTATAATACTAACTACGGCTATATGGAACAATATTGGCCTTATGGTGATGCAAGTTTGTCATTACAAAATCCATATTGGATACAAAATCGCATCAACCGTACTTCCAACAAGAAACGTTATATGATGAACGCTTCTTTGAAATGGCAGGCTGCAGATTGGCTCAATGTTGTCGGTCGTGTCAATCTGGACAACTCCGACTACCGGAATAAAAACGAAAAATCTGCTTCTACATTAACAACATTCTGTGGTGTAAGCGGTGGTTTTGAAGATGCCATGCGTCAGGAACGTTCTTTATATGCCGATTTCCTGGCTAATATAGATAAAACATTTGGTGATTTTCATTTAACAGCCAATGTTGGTGCTTCCATATATCATACTTCAATGGATCAGTTATATATTGCAGGTGACCTGGTTATTCCTAACTTCTTCCAGATCAACAATATTAATTTCTCCGCCAACTATAAACCGGACCCTACCGGATATGAAGATGAAATTCAAAGTATTTTTGCCAGTGCTGAATTAAGTTGGAAAAATCAACTGTATCTAACCGTAACCGGACGTAATGACTGGGATTCAAAACTTGCATTCTCCAAACAGAAATCTTTCTTTTATCCGTCAGTCGGTTTATCGGCTTTATTATCAGAAATGGTTAAACTGCCCGAGGTGATCTCTTATGCTAAAATACGCGGTTCATATACAGTGGTAGCCTCTTCTTTCGATCGTTTCCTTACTAATCCGGGTTACGAATACAACAGCCAGACACATAACTGGGCGAATCCGACCGTTTACCCGATGGACAACATGAAACCTGAAAAGACTAAGTCCTGGGAAATCGGTTTGAACTTGAAATTCTGGGGAAACCGTTTCAATTTAGACGCAACTTACTATCGTTCTAACACACTGAACCAAACATTTAAGGTAGATATTCCCTCTTCTTCCGGATATAAACAAGCGATTGTACAAGCTGGTAACGTGCAAAACCAAGGTCTTGAATTGGCTTTAGGGTTCAACGATAAATGGGCAGGATTCGGATGGTCTTCTAATGCAACCTTCACTCTAAACCGTAACAAGGTGAAACGACTGGCAAGCGGCAGCGTGAATCCCGTGACAGGAGAAGCTATCCAAATGGATGAAATGAATGTGGGTTGGTTAGGTAAAGAGAATGTAGCTCCTCGCGTCATCCTGACAGAAGGAGGCTCCATGACTGATATCTATGTATACAACCAACTGACAAAAGACAATAACGGTAATATAAAAGTCGATCAGAATGGTAATCTGGGTATCACTTCATCAAACACTCCGGTAAAAGTAGGTAATCTGGATGCTGATTTCAACCTCGGATGGACCAATCATTTCACTTATAAAGGAATTGATTTAGGAGTTGTATTATCAGCCCGCGTAGGCGGATTAGCTTATTCGGCTACTCAAGGTATCTTAGATTATTATGGAGTATCCGGAACATCTGCAACAGCTCGTGATAATGGTGGTATACCTATTAATAACGGTAAAGTTAACGCCCAAAAGTATTACCAGACTATTGGTACGGGTGAAGGTGGCTACGGTCGTTATTATCTATATAGTGCAACCAATGTACGTTTGCAGGAATTGAGTCTAAACTATACACTTCCTAAAAGATGGTTTAAAAATGTGGCGAATGTTACTTTGGGTATTGTAGGACGTAATTTATGGATGATTTATTGTAAAGCCCCATTTGACCCGGAATTGTCTGCCTCTACCTCCAGTAACTATTATATGAATGTAGACTACTTTATGCAACCTAGCTTGCGTAACTTCGGTTTTAATGTGAAAGTTCAATTCTAA
- a CDS encoding site-specific integrase has translation MFKYSKDGISVLTILDTRRAKKSGQFPVKVQVVYRRKQKYYSTGKEVSKEDWARLLKVKSRLLAEIRSDIESSFSTIKQQVNELITKGEFSIETLSVRLGRQMNDMTLRSAFRLKMKELEAYEQANTYLNYQSALKSLEDFGGSTIPLENITIDWLKRCEKFWMSEGKSYSSISIYFRALKCVLNRAVHDGIIKESSFPFGKNKYEIPEGCGRKLALTLSEIKKVMSYQCETKDIEEFRDLWVFSYLCNGINFMDLLFLQYSNIMDGEICFVRSKTSRTTKHNKEIHAIITPEMWNIIQKWGNPRLSPQTYIFKYARGTEDAFEKIRLVRRIITKCNRRLKKIAQDIGIFQLTTYTARHSFATVLKRGGAKTSYISESLGHSNLSVTEHYLAYFEKEERIRNAQLLTNFNL, from the coding sequence ATGTTCAAATATTCAAAAGATGGAATTTCGGTTTTAACCATATTAGATACCAGAAGAGCAAAAAAGAGTGGACAGTTTCCTGTTAAAGTTCAAGTGGTATATAGAAGAAAGCAAAAATATTACTCAACTGGGAAGGAAGTGTCAAAAGAAGATTGGGCAAGGTTATTAAAGGTAAAAAGCCGGTTATTGGCAGAAATTCGATCAGATATAGAGAGTAGTTTTTCAACTATTAAGCAACAAGTTAATGAACTGATAACAAAAGGAGAATTTAGTATTGAAACATTAAGCGTCAGGTTAGGAAGGCAGATGAATGATATGACTTTGCGCAGTGCTTTTCGCTTAAAAATGAAAGAACTGGAAGCCTATGAACAAGCAAACACTTACCTAAATTATCAAAGTGCTTTAAAAAGTTTAGAAGATTTCGGAGGTTCCACTATACCTTTGGAAAACATTACAATTGATTGGCTTAAACGTTGTGAAAAATTTTGGATGTCAGAAGGTAAAAGCTATTCAAGCATAAGTATTTATTTCCGAGCTTTAAAGTGTGTCTTAAATCGTGCTGTACATGATGGTATTATAAAAGAATCATCTTTTCCTTTTGGAAAGAATAAATATGAAATTCCTGAAGGGTGTGGACGTAAATTAGCACTTACTCTTTCTGAAATAAAAAAAGTAATGTCCTATCAATGTGAAACAAAAGATATAGAAGAATTTAGAGATCTCTGGGTGTTTTCTTATTTATGTAATGGCATTAATTTTATGGATTTATTATTTCTTCAGTATTCAAATATTATGGATGGAGAAATATGCTTTGTACGCTCTAAGACATCTCGAACTACCAAACATAACAAAGAGATACATGCAATCATTACTCCTGAAATGTGGAATATTATTCAAAAATGGGGTAATCCAAGATTAAGCCCGCAAACGTATATTTTTAAATATGCTAGAGGAACTGAAGATGCCTTTGAAAAGATTAGATTGGTACGGCGTATTATAACCAAATGTAACAGAAGACTTAAAAAAATAGCCCAAGACATTGGAATTTTTCAGTTGACGACTTACACGGCAAGGCATTCTTTTGCTACAGTATTAAAACGTGGAGGTGCGAAAACCTCATATATTTCTGAAAGCTTGGGACACTCTAACTTATCTGTAACCGAGCACTATTTAGCATACTTTGAAAAAGAGGAAAGAATAAGGAATGCTCAATTATTGACTAACTTTAATCTCTAG